From the genome of Psychrobacter sp. M13:
ATAATAAGTCAGCAATTTGCGCCTCTGTAGGTTGAACATCCGTGACTATTTTGAGCTCATTGACCCCAACTCGACCCAAATCTTGCTCTTGAACTAAAAGACCGCCAGTGACACGCTTATAATCAAGCTGAGTATTACGTTGTTCAGGTTTTGGTAAGGTGCCTGATACTAAGACTCGCACGTTTTTCTTACTAGCCGTTATTTGTAATACGCCCTCTTCAATGCTTGGCGCAATAATAACTTCTACAAATTGGCTATCAACAATGGCTTTTGCAGTCGCTACTGTCAGTGGTGTGTTGAAAGCGATAATACCGCCAAAAGAAGACTCAGGATCAGTGCTAAAAGCCGTGCGATAGGCAGCTACTTGGTCATGATCTATAGCGACACCACAAGGATTGGCATGTTTGACAATCACACAAGCGGGCGCACTAAAAGTTTTAACGCATTCCAAAGCCGCATCGGTATCAGCAATATTATTATAAGATAACGCTTTGCCTTGTAGCTGCTGAGCAGTTGCGATCGAGGCTTGGCTATCGGCTTGGCTATCGATATAAAAAGCTGCTTGCTGATGAGGGTTCTCACCATAACGCAAATCTTGAGCTTTATTGAGCTGAACGTTAAAGGTGCGCGCAAAAGTCTCTGGCTCTTGAGTATCATTGACCCGGCTACCTAAAAAGTTGGCAATCATACCATCGTACTGAGCCGTATGCTCAAAGGCTTTTACAGCCAAATCATAGCGTAGAGCAGGGGTAAGCTGAATGCCACCATCCAATGCTGTTATAACTCGATTATAATCTTTAGGGTCGGTTACGATGCCTACGTGAGCATGGTTCTTCGCTGCTGCGCGCACCATAGTTGGGCCACCAATATCGATGTTTTCAATAGCGTCATTCATAGTGACATCAGCGCGAGCGATCGTTTGCGCAAACGGGTATAAGTTGACGACGACTAAGTCAATACGTTCAATGTTATGGGCGCTCATGACGTCATCATCCATGCCACGACGAGCTAAAATACCACCATGAATCTTTGGGTGTAAAGTCTTGACACGACCATCCATCATCTCAGGGAAACCAGTATAATCTGATACCTCTGTGACCGCGACATCGTGCTCTTTTAGCAGCC
Proteins encoded in this window:
- the purH gene encoding bifunctional phosphoribosylaminoimidazolecarboxamide formyltransferase/IMP cyclohydrolase translates to MSTTPLALLSVSNKSGIVEFAQALIQSGFQLLSTGGTYRLLKEHDVAVTEVSDYTGFPEMMDGRVKTLHPKIHGGILARRGMDDDVMSAHNIERIDLVVVNLYPFAQTIARADVTMNDAIENIDIGGPTMVRAAAKNHAHVGIVTDPKDYNRVITALDGGIQLTPALRYDLAVKAFEHTAQYDGMIANFLGSRVNDTQEPETFARTFNVQLNKAQDLRYGENPHQQAAFYIDSQADSQASIATAQQLQGKALSYNNIADTDAALECVKTFSAPACVIVKHANPCGVAIDHDQVAAYRTAFSTDPESSFGGIIAFNTPLTVATAKAIVDSQFVEVIIAPSIEEGVLQITASKKNVRVLVSGTLPKPEQRNTQLDYKRVTGGLLVQEQDLGRVGVNELKIVTDVQPTEAQIADLLFSWNVAKYVKSNAIVYGKNQRTIGIGAGQMSRVNSARIAAIKAEHAGLATTGAVMASDAFFPFRDGIDNAAEVGITAIIQPGGSMRDEETIAAADEHGIAMVFTGMRHFRH